The Blastococcus sp. HT6-4 genome window below encodes:
- a CDS encoding amidohydrolase family protein encodes MYRKDGEDYFIVDAHIALWDARPENQRNIHGKQFIDCFYDYHRNLSPEPEVWSYEEYLYQGGERLMRDMFADGVVDHAIFQPARLAEFYHRGFGQTEEAFALAQAHPDKLTYNHYWDPRDGENGLDELRRNAERMQLKGVKLYTADWHGESRGWKLTDPMAYRYLEVCREVGIRNIHVHKGPTIRPLDRDAFDVADVDHVATDFTDLTFVVEHCGLPRLEDFCWIATQEPNVVAGLAVAIPFIHTRPRYFAQIMGELLYWIGEDRILFSSDYALWTPQWLVEKFVDFQIPEDMAEYAPLSTEVKKKVLGLNAAKLYDLPVPEHLRLPDAPETATGPRQPDAADLATV; translated from the coding sequence ATGTACCGCAAGGACGGCGAGGACTACTTCATCGTGGACGCCCACATCGCGCTGTGGGACGCACGTCCGGAGAACCAGCGCAACATCCACGGGAAGCAGTTCATCGACTGCTTCTACGACTACCACCGCAACCTCAGCCCGGAGCCCGAGGTCTGGTCCTACGAGGAGTACCTCTACCAGGGCGGCGAGCGGCTGATGCGCGACATGTTCGCCGACGGGGTGGTGGACCACGCCATCTTCCAGCCCGCCCGGCTCGCCGAGTTCTACCACCGCGGTTTCGGGCAGACCGAGGAGGCGTTCGCGCTCGCACAGGCGCACCCCGACAAGCTCACCTACAACCACTACTGGGACCCGCGCGACGGCGAGAACGGCCTGGACGAGTTGCGCCGCAACGCCGAGCGCATGCAGCTCAAGGGCGTGAAGCTCTACACCGCCGACTGGCACGGCGAGTCCCGCGGCTGGAAGCTTACCGACCCGATGGCCTACCGGTACCTCGAAGTGTGCCGCGAGGTCGGGATCCGGAACATCCACGTCCACAAGGGCCCGACGATCCGGCCGCTGGACCGCGACGCCTTCGACGTCGCCGACGTGGACCACGTGGCCACCGACTTCACCGACCTGACCTTCGTCGTCGAGCACTGCGGCCTCCCGCGCCTCGAGGACTTCTGCTGGATCGCCACCCAGGAGCCCAACGTGGTCGCGGGCCTGGCGGTGGCCATCCCCTTCATCCACACCCGGCCCCGCTACTTCGCCCAGATCATGGGCGAGCTCCTGTACTGGATCGGGGAGGACCGCATCCTCTTCTCCAGCGACTACGCGCTGTGGACGCCGCAGTGGCTGGTGGAGAAGTTCGTCGACTTCCAGATCCCCGAGGACATGGCCGAGTACGCGCCGTTGAGCACGGAGGTCAAGAAGAAGGTGCTCGGCCTCAACGCCGCCAAGCTCTACGACCTCCCGGTGCCCGAGCACCTGCGGCTGCCCGACGCACCGGAGACCGCCACGGGTCCGCGCCAGCCCGACGCCGCCGACCTCGCGACCGTCTGA
- a CDS encoding helix-turn-helix domain-containing protein, which translates to MLPLFTGSVDTGSLLYECGSQVLAGLHATIANEPVSLIVADRDGLVLARLCSDAGMRRSLDAVHLAPGFYYSEQQAGTNGLGLSLADRAPSLVRAGDHYCAELRGYTCAAVPVLHPVSGELAGSINLTTWSDSSSELLLALAQAAAGATSGLMLQRATGRPAGAAPRGAVFRIVPGADGEDPCVSAAWHAAVAAARAADTAGRVLAVVGEPGVGKSTLAVHARRRPGRGRRVLHARAPGDDGAAEWLDLWTPELRDPEVHVVVSGTERLPAWAAEELAAVLSAARRTDGRPQPFALTSREYAALPPPLALLVDAVVEVPPLRLRTDDVMVVAHAVARAERHRPVEFTARAARALTSCSWPGNTRQLRRVVREAVARTDVVDVHHLAPEVLDGGSRVLSRLERLERDEIVRCLTEPGTTVTRAAQTLGIGRATLYRKITHYGLALPDAPG; encoded by the coding sequence GTGCTCCCGCTCTTCACCGGCTCGGTCGACACCGGGTCCCTGCTCTACGAGTGCGGGTCGCAGGTGCTCGCCGGACTGCACGCGACGATCGCCAACGAGCCGGTCAGCCTGATCGTGGCCGACCGGGACGGGCTGGTGCTGGCCCGGCTGTGCAGCGACGCGGGGATGCGGCGCTCCCTGGACGCGGTGCACCTGGCGCCCGGCTTCTACTACTCCGAGCAGCAGGCCGGCACCAACGGCCTCGGCCTGTCCCTCGCCGACCGCGCGCCCTCGCTCGTCCGGGCCGGGGACCACTACTGCGCCGAGCTGCGCGGTTACACCTGCGCGGCCGTCCCCGTCCTGCACCCGGTCTCCGGTGAGCTCGCCGGGTCGATCAACCTGACCACCTGGTCGGACTCGTCGTCCGAGCTGCTGCTGGCGCTCGCCCAGGCGGCCGCCGGGGCCACCAGCGGACTCATGCTGCAGCGCGCTACCGGTCGCCCGGCGGGAGCCGCACCTCGCGGCGCGGTCTTCCGGATCGTCCCCGGGGCCGACGGTGAGGATCCGTGCGTCTCGGCCGCGTGGCACGCGGCCGTCGCGGCGGCGCGGGCGGCCGACACCGCGGGCCGGGTGCTCGCCGTCGTCGGCGAGCCGGGGGTCGGCAAGTCGACGCTGGCCGTCCACGCACGACGGCGCCCGGGGCGCGGGCGCCGGGTGCTGCACGCCCGCGCCCCCGGCGACGACGGCGCCGCGGAGTGGCTGGACCTGTGGACCCCGGAGCTGCGCGACCCCGAGGTGCACGTCGTCGTGTCGGGCACCGAGCGGCTGCCGGCGTGGGCGGCCGAGGAGCTCGCCGCCGTCCTGTCCGCGGCGCGCCGGACCGACGGCCGTCCGCAGCCGTTCGCCCTGACCAGCCGGGAGTACGCCGCGCTCCCCCCGCCGCTGGCGCTGCTGGTCGACGCCGTCGTCGAGGTGCCGCCGCTGCGCCTGCGCACCGACGACGTCATGGTGGTGGCGCACGCCGTCGCCCGCGCCGAGCGCCACCGCCCGGTCGAGTTCACCGCGCGGGCGGCCCGCGCGCTGACCAGCTGCTCGTGGCCGGGGAACACCCGCCAGCTGCGCCGGGTCGTGCGCGAGGCCGTGGCCCGGACCGATGTCGTCGACGTCCACCACCTCGCCCCGGAGGTCCTCGACGGCGGCTCCCGGGTCCTGAGCCGGCTGGAGCGGCTCGAGCGCGACGAGATCGTCCGGTGCCTCACCGAGCCGGGCACCACGGTGACCCGGGCCGCGCAGACCCTCGGGATCGGCCGCGCGACCCTGTACCGCAAGATCACGCACTACGGGCTGGCCCTGCCCGACGCGCCGGGCTGA
- a CDS encoding DUF3500 domain-containing protein: MAGAELAVEDGPARTAARRMAQAAGLWLDGLDAEQRRVATGPVPADGPSDAERRRWFYTPTDHGGLTFHAQRPAQQRAAMRLVASALSTPAYVTVATIIGLENVLDQTEGFVTRFDRERGRDPGLYYLRVFGEPGERGTWAWRFGGHHVSLNNLVVDGALVATTPCFLGADPAASPLLGGAVNRPLGRMEDLARDLVRSLPPDLAGRAVLLDRAPSDLVTGNRTTVAPGDRVIPLAGIWRDERFPDPGEQTKLQAMSDAIDRAAGLREGDHSAVAYSAEPKGVAAAELDAEQRDLLRALLGTYLDRVPEEVSPSRRYDDAAALDAVHIAWAGPTDPGAPHYYRVQGPRLLIEWDNTQRGANHAHSVWRDPAADFGLDVLARHRAAAHG, translated from the coding sequence ATGGCAGGTGCGGAGCTCGCCGTGGAGGACGGTCCCGCCCGTACGGCCGCCCGGCGGATGGCCCAGGCGGCCGGGCTCTGGCTGGACGGTCTCGACGCGGAGCAGCGACGGGTGGCCACCGGCCCCGTCCCGGCCGACGGTCCGTCGGACGCCGAGCGCCGGCGCTGGTTCTACACGCCGACCGACCACGGAGGGCTGACCTTCCACGCCCAGCGGCCGGCCCAGCAGCGGGCGGCGATGCGCCTCGTCGCCTCTGCTCTGTCCACACCGGCATACGTCACGGTCGCGACGATCATCGGTCTGGAGAACGTCCTCGACCAGACCGAGGGCTTCGTCACCCGGTTCGACCGCGAGCGCGGCCGCGATCCCGGTCTGTACTACCTCCGGGTCTTCGGCGAGCCGGGGGAGCGGGGCACCTGGGCCTGGCGGTTCGGCGGGCACCACGTCTCGCTGAACAACCTCGTCGTCGACGGCGCCCTGGTCGCCACCACCCCCTGCTTCCTCGGTGCGGACCCGGCTGCGTCCCCGTTGCTCGGCGGCGCGGTGAACCGCCCGCTGGGCCGGATGGAGGACCTCGCCCGCGACCTGGTCCGGTCGCTGCCGCCGGACCTGGCCGGCCGGGCCGTGCTGCTGGACCGGGCACCGTCGGACCTCGTCACCGGCAACCGCACGACCGTCGCCCCGGGGGACCGGGTGATCCCGCTGGCCGGCATCTGGCGCGACGAGCGCTTCCCCGATCCGGGGGAGCAGACGAAGCTCCAGGCGATGAGCGACGCGATCGACCGGGCAGCGGGGTTGAGGGAGGGCGACCACTCGGCCGTCGCGTACAGCGCCGAGCCGAAGGGCGTCGCGGCAGCGGAGCTCGACGCGGAGCAGCGGGACCTGCTGCGGGCGCTGCTGGGCACCTACCTGGACCGGGTGCCCGAGGAGGTGTCGCCGTCGCGCCGGTACGACGACGCCGCCGCCCTCGACGCCGTGCACATCGCCTGGGCGGGTCCGACGGACCCGGGCGCTCCGCACTACTACCGGGTGCAGGGCCCGCGGCTGCTGATCGAGTGGGACAACACCCAGCGCGGGGCGAACCACGCGCACTCCGTCTGGCGCGACCCGGCCGCCGACTTCGGGCTGGACGTGCTGGCCCGCCACCGCGCGGCCGCGCACGGCTGA